The DNA segment AAGATCCCGCTGCATGACGGCGCCGCCAAGTGGTGGAAGGATCATGGCTATGAGACGCCTCAGAATTAAACCGTTTATTGGAATATCCCTCCTTTTAGGAGTCCTTCTTGTTTCTGCCGTCCTTACCCCCGGGCGGCAGAAACGGGTTTTAGTGGTGGAAGAGCTGGAGACAGGAAAGATTTATGCGGAAATTCCGGTGAAAACAGGCGAAGAGGTTTCGTTCCAGTGGGAACATTCCTTTGAGCACATCCCCTGGTATGAATATTATGAAATCCAGGAGGACGGGAGCTTCCTTTTAAAGACCATCGCCGTAGCCGGCTTCGGTGCGGGGATCCCGGCGGAGATGGACTGTACCTACCGCTATGAGGACGGCCTGATTTATATGGACGATATCGGCAGCGTGTTTCCGCAGTTTAACTGGATCAATTCCCAGACGGCTTTAAAAAACATTAAAGTCAACGGCGAGCTGCTCCTTTCGGGAACCGATATGCCTCACCACGAAAAAATGGTTCTGCGTATCCGAAAAGGCTTTGAATTTTGAAAGCAGGTGAGTAAATGAGCGAAAAAGAGAAAATGAAAGAACCTGTCCTTCAGGCAGGAGAGGAGCTGTCCGAGGAGCAGAAGCAGGAGCTTTTGGAGCAGTTCGATAAAGAGAGCAAGACGCGGAAATTTGTATCCCCCATCTTAAAAACCGGCTTTAAGGTATTTGCGATCCTTGTGACGCTGTACCATCTGGTTTTTGCCTCTGGTTTTTACATGCCGGAGACCTTAAAACATCGTTCCATCCATGTGGCGATGATCCTGATTCTGGCCTTTGCCCTGTATCCGGCCGGTAAGAAATCCAGCCGGAAGGTCATTGTATGGTACGACTGGGTTCTGATGGCGCTTTCCGCAGCCGTTGCGATTTACATGTGTCTGGATTATGTAAACATCATCAATCGTGCAGGAACGCCGAACATGATGGATGTGGTGATCGGAACGATCCTGACGCTTGTGGTTTTGGAGGCGACCCGAAGGGTCTGCGGCATCGCGCTTCCGATTATTGCGATTGTTTTCATGATTTACAGCCTGATGGGCAGCAAGCAGGGCTTAATCCCCATCGACATTCCCGGCATCTTCCTGCACAGGGGCTATACCTGGCAGAAGTTAATGAGCCATTTCTTCTCCAACACGGAGGGAATTTACGGTTCGTCGGTCAATGTGGCTTCCACGTACATATTCCTGTTCATT comes from the Eubacteriaceae bacterium Marseille-Q4139 genome and includes:
- a CDS encoding DUF1850 domain-containing protein, whose translation is MRRLRIKPFIGISLLLGVLLVSAVLTPGRQKRVLVVEELETGKIYAEIPVKTGEEVSFQWEHSFEHIPWYEYYEIQEDGSFLLKTIAVAGFGAGIPAEMDCTYRYEDGLIYMDDIGSVFPQFNWINSQTALKNIKVNGELLLSGTDMPHHEKMVLRIRKGFEF